From the genome of Candidatus Defluviilinea proxima:
CCATTGAAACATTGGGCGGTGTAGCAACTCCACAGATCGAACGCAATACCACCATCCCGACTCGCAAGAGTCAGGTATTTTCCACCGCAAGTGACAGTCAGACTCAGGTTGAGATCCACATCCTGCAAGGGGAACGCCCGATGGCGGCAGATAACAAGTCGTTGGGACGATTTATCCTTGATGGAATTCCACCTGCGCCACGTGGTGTACCGCAGATCGAAGTCACATTCGATGTGGATGCGAACGGTATTTTGAAAGTCAGCGCGCAGGATAAGGCGACAGGACGTTCACAGCACATTACGATTACAGCTTCCTCTGGTCTCTCAGACTCAGAAGTGGAAAAGATGCGTAAGGATGCTGAAGCCCATGCCGAAGATGACAGGAAGCGCAAGGAATTGATCGAAGCACGCAACAATGCCGATAACACAGTGTATGCTGGCGAAAAGGCGTTGCGTGAGTTCGGTGACAAGGTCCCTGCGGAAGTGAAGACAGAGATCGAAGCGAAATCGAATGAAGTGAAGAAAGCCGCAGAGGGTGAGGATGTAGCCGCGATCAGAGCCGCCACAGATGTATTGGGGCAGGCCATTCAAAAGATTGGTGCCAGCGTCTATGAGCAGAATCCCCCTACGGGGACTGGGCCAACTGCGGGGGCGGGCGAAGCGAGTTCTTCATCCACTACTAATGATGGGCCTGAAGTTGTAGACGGAGAAGTGAAGGAGTAATTTAGAGAATAGAGAATGGAGAGTATTACTAGTCTCTGTTCTCTATTGATCTATTCTTTATGAGCGGCGATTACTACGAGACCCTTGGTGTTGGGCGGAATGCGAACGATGATGAGATCAAAGCCGCATTCCGTAAACTTGCGCGTCAGTATCACCCTGACGTGAGCAAGGAGGAAGGCGCCGAGGAGAAATTCAAAGAGATCAACGAAGCCTACGGCGTGCTTTCGGATAAAGACAAACGCGCTCGCTATGACCGCTTTGGTAAAGAGGGTCTTGGCAACATGGGTGGCGGTGGGTTCCACGACTACACCGCGGACTTTGGCGATATCTTCGAAGAACTATTTGGCCAGTTCGGTTTTTCAACGGGACGAGGTTCTTCTCGCCGTTCTCCACGTCGCGGACGTGACTTGCAGATGCAGGTCAATTTGACGTTTGAAGAGGCAGTCTTCGGTGTTGAGAAAGAGATCGAGTTCCAACGCGAAGAGACTTGTTCACGCTGTAATGGAAATGGTGCTGAACCTGGCACGACGCCGGTACGTTGCTCCACTTGTAATGGACAGGGTGAAGTGCGTCAGGTCCGTCAAACATTTTTGGGTCAGATGGTGCAATCGTCCCCGTGCCCGACTTGTAACGGACGTGGCGAGACAATTTCATCTCCGTGCAAGACCTGTCGCGGTGGCGGTTTGGAACGCAAGACGATCAATAAGAAAGTACAGATCCCTGCTGGCGTGGACCGTGGTACGCAGATCCGTTTGGCAGGGGAGGGCGGACCCGGTACGTTGGGCGGCCCGAACGGAAGCCTGTTCCTTGTGTTGGATGTCAAGCCGCATCAGTTCTTCAAACGCCGTGAGAATGACATTATTTTGAATCTCGATATCAACATCGCACAGGCGGCTCTTGGCGCTGAAGTGGATGTGCCGACGATCGATGGGGATGATAAATTGAAGATTCCCTCTGGCACGCAATCTGGAAAAGTCTTTCATTTGAAGGGCAAGGGTGTGCCACATGTACGAAGCAAACATCGCGGTGACCAACTGGTGATCGTCAATGTGGCCATCCCGACAAAACTCACCAAGGAACAACGCGAGTTGTTTGAGAAACTGGCTGAGTCGTTGGGGACATCAGTCAAGCCACAGGAAAAAGGATTCATCGATTGGTTGAATGACGCGTTTGGTGGATGATCTTTGCTAGATAATCTCTAGAAGTTAATGGGCAGACAAAGGTCTGCCTATTTTGATTAAAAGATGCAAGCTAAGTTACTTTTTAGGTCTTATTTCAGTTTTTTCAAAAAAATGATTTTTTGGCCAAACCAGTAATGCCAATTCTGCCGCGTGTTGCAATTCATCAGGTGTAACACCAGGTTGTTTGAGAGCCCATTCCCGCCAACGTGGAACTGCGAATGACCACCATAACCATCCCGACATGAATCCAGTAAAAAAGGTTATTATCATTAATATTGGATTGTCGAAGGTGAAACTAATAACTCCTCCAAGAATCCATACCCCTGCCATGATAAATGGAATGGGCATATTTACTCTTTTTTGCCCTTCTGCAATCGCCAATTGGATCTCATTGGAAAACCTTGCTAGTGGAATATGTTGATTTTGTTTAAGTTGAATATCTACTTGAGTTTGAAATGAATGACCACAATGTTCGCAGATAATATTTTTGTGGGAATTGATTTTTCTTCTAGGTAATAACAGATAAATAATTAACAATATTGGCCAGCCTAAAATACCCACCGTAAAGACAATAGTCAATAAACTGTTTTTTTTCATTTGCCCCCAGAAGGTATGTTCAAAAACAAATTTATCTGAGCTTTGAGTAAGTAATTTTACACTTGCAAACCCACAACCGATCCATATCCAAACTGCTAGTTCGCTAAATTTTTCCATTCGTTTTCCTAAACTAAATTTTATTATAGCATTTGGTAAATAAATTTCATTTGACGATGTAAACTTCTTATGATATAAGGTGAATATATGAGCAATTATTCATATATTAATCATGATACTCAAAGACTCAACCTCCACACACCTTGCTGACCTATTCTCTGCTCTCAGTGACCCAACGCGCTTGCGCATCATTTCTGTTTTGCTGGATGGAGAAATGAATGTGGGTGATATTGCAGCGCAACTCGAAATGACCGAGTCCGCTGTTTCGCATCAATTGCGTGGATTGCGCCAGATGAAACTTGTGCGTGGTCGCAAGAATGGACGTCAGGTTTTCTATGCATTGGACGATGACCATGTAGCAAAGCTCTACCGTATGGGTCTCGATCATGTGGAGCACGGATAATATTTTGGGACACGGATCTAACGGATTCTACGGAGTATTCCGTAAAAATACGGAAAGCAACCGTGGTTTCTGTGCAATCCGTGTCCAAAGAATGAAAGGTCTTTTGAAATAAAGCCACTGGAATTTATGACACACCCACACACCCATTCTCATCTGCGCGAAGCCGCGCACCAATCCACAAAACGATTATCTGTTTCGCTGTTTCTCACGCTTGCCTTTGTATTCATCGAAGCCGCGGCGGGGATATTCTCGAACAGCCTCGCCCTGCTCACCGACGCCGCTCACAACCTGACCGATGTCATCGCGCTTGGGTTAAGTTGGTTCGCCATTCGTATCACCACCCGTCCCGCTAACGAACGCAAGACCTACGGCTATCATCGCGTGGGTATCCTTGTGGCACTTGTGAACTCCACCACGTTGGTTCTCATCTCGCTTGGGATTTTTTACGAGGCCTATCATCGTTTTATCAACCCGCCAGAAGTGCAATCGGGCATCCTCATTGGGGTTGGCCTCATTGCTGTCATTGTCAACATTGTCACAGCCAAACTTGTCCATCAGGGTAGTGACTCCGACCTCAACCTTCGTTCTGCGTTTGTTCACCTCATGGGCGATGTTCTCTCCACTATTGGTGCGGTCATTGCGGGCATAATCATCTATTTCACGAAAGCCAATTGGCTTGATCCATTTATCAGTGTGCTGATCGGTTTTATGATCCTCTACAATGCCTGGGGTATTTTGCGCGACGCGATCGATATCTTGCTCGAGGCCAAGCCGCGCGATATTGATGCAACAAAACTCGTCGACGACCTATTGCAGGTCAAAGGTGTGCTTGGGGTTCACGATCTGCATGTCTGGAGTCTCACACAGAGTCTCCGCACCATGTCCGCGCATATTCTCACGCATGATTCATCCATCAGCGAAGGTGCGAACATTCAACGTGAGGTCAATCACATTCTTCAGCATCATTACAACATTGCGCATGCCACCCTTCAACTCGAATGTGTAGATTGTCTTCCCGACTCGTTGTATTGTGACTTATGTGGTCCATCGCATTTGGATGAAGAGCACGCTTCCATCCAAGCCGCCGCCTGATTCCACCTAAAAGACCTCATCGATGCCTTCACTTTTGTCTGTTCTATTCGTTGCACTCGGTGGAGCATTTGGCTCTGTCTCCCGGTATCTGCTCGGCACATGGATCCAATCCCTCAGCAAAAGCATAGATTTCCCTTACGGCACATTGACCGTCAACCTCACCGGATGTTTCGTCATTGGGCTTCTATCCCAACTCGCTGAATCGCGCGGGGCGTTTACACCTGAATCAAGGGCACTTGTCTTTATCGGAGTCCTTGGCGGATTCACAACCTTTTCCTCCTTTGGCAACGACACGATCAACCTCCTGCGTGACGGTAAAGCTGTCAACGCTTTGGCAAATGTCGGTGCGAATGTTATAGTGGGTTTGCTTCTCGTCTGGCTCGGGCGTTCCGTCGCTTTTTGGATTTGGAAATAGAGTTCGGAATCAGGGGGCTCGCTCCTATATCCCCAGCAATAAACCAAATTGTGCCTTACGAAGCCTGTAATCTATGGGGGCATCACTTATGAGATAATTGCCCCCTCATGCTAAAAATCATACTATTGAAAATCTGGCGGGTCTTTCCCTTGTGGATGCAGGCTTTAGCGTCTCGAATCATACGCCCCTTGTTTCAAGTATTTGCCGTTGCTGTGATCTTTGACCAAAATAAAAAGGTATTGCTGGTCAAAACCACCTATAATCGATTCCATCCTTGGGGTTTGCCGGGTGGTAGCTTGGAATATGGTGAAACAGCAGAAGAAGCTCTCATTCGTGAAATGCATGAGGAAACGAACTTGCAAGTTGCAATCGAACGCTTTCTCTTCGTCAAAACATGGAGGCCCGACCGCGTAGGCTTGTATTATCTTTGCAGGGTCACTGAAGGCGAATTCCACCCAAGCGATGAAGTCTCTGAGCTTGATTATTTTTCCCTCGATAGCCTGCCCGATGTCCGTTCGCAGGATGTTGATTTGATAAAGCAAATATACAAATTGATGGTGTGAGAATATGCTTGACGATAAATTTCTTCTTGAATTTGCAAATGGTTTTTATGGGTATGGAAATTATCAAGCGTCTTGCTGGTTTTTGGGCATGGAAGAAGGTGGCGGTAATTCGGTTGATGAAATCAATCGCCGCCTTTTCACTTGGAAAGCGCGTGGTGGCATGGAATTGGAAGACATGGCTGAGTACCATGTCGCGATAGGTATTCCTGCATATTTTGGAAAGAAGCCAAAGATACAGAACACATGGGGTAAGCAAATTCGATTTTTATTTGGTACACGTAATCAGCCCGTAAGCACAGATACCGTCCGTGAGTATCAGCGGACCTCATGGGGCAGAAAGAATGACGATAGTTGTATATTTGAGCTTTTTCCCTTGCCTTCGCCGGGTACAAGTGTTTGGATCTATGGTCAAGAGTCTGCTCTTGAGATATTGAAAGATCGTGAAACCTACCGCAATACTTTTTTTCCCAACAGGGCCAGTCATATTCGGCGTAATATTGAGAAATTTCAGCCAAAGATCATTTGTGCTTTTGGCATCACATATCTGAATTATTGGGAAGCGCTCATTGATGGCAAGTTTCATGAAAATGAGAAAGAGAAATATTTTTACAGTAACATTGGCGAAACTAAATTTGTGGTTTTACAACATCCTGCGGCTATTGGTGTAACGAGCGAATATTTTTATAATCTCGGACGAATGATTGCAGGTAATCCATTTTGAAAATATAAGGTGAATTATGAATTGGCTTGAAGTTTCAATGACTGTAGACGGCGAACTCGCCGAATCTGTAGCGGATGTGTTCGCTCGTTTTGCGCCCAACGGTGTGATGACCGAGCAGGGTGTGAAATATAACGATGCGGAAGATGCAGGCACGCCAACAGGGCCGATCACCGTCCGTGGATATTTGGAGGTGAACGATCAACTTGAAGAGACAAGGCAACAGCTCGAAGAGTCTCTTTTCTATTTGGGGATGATCCGTCCGTTGCCTGCCGCGACTTACAAACAGATCGCGGATCAAAACTGGATGGAAGCCTGGAAACAATACTACAAGCCGATCCTCATCGGACAGCGTCTCCTCATCCTGCCCGCGTGGATGGATTCTCCAGCACCGGAACGTGTTGCCATCAAGATCGACCCCGGCATGGCGTTTGGCACAGGGACTCATCCCACGACGCAGCTATGTCTCGAACTTATGGAATTGTCTTTTGATCAATCTTCGATTGGAAATCGTAAATCGGAAATCGTGATTGATGTAGGCTGCGGTTCTGGCATTCTCTCCATCGCCGCGCTTAAACTTGGAGCAACGAAAGCCTTGGGCGTGGATATCGATGCTGAATCCATTACCAACTCGCGTGAGAACGCGGATACGAACGAGGTGGGCGATGAGTTGACCTTGGGATTGGGTTCGGTGCAGGAGATTCTCGATGGGAAGTTCGAGTTCAAGAAGGCGCCACTGGTTGTGGCGAATATCCTTGCGCCGGTCATCGTGCGCCTGTTTGATGCGGGTCTCGCAGACTTGATCGAGGAAAATGGTTCGATCATTTTAAGTGGGATACTGTTCGAGCAGGAACAAAATGTCATTGAGGCAGGGCAGGCTAAAGGTCTAAAAATGAACGAGCGACGTCAAATGGGAGATTGGGTCGCGTTGACGATGAGTCGCTGAGCCTCGATTAAATCCCCCGTATGTCCGATTGTCTCATTGAAGGAGGCGGTTAAAATGTTGCCTTATTTCAAAAAAGGAGATGAGGATGAAAAGTAATTTTAAGATCGTTATGGCAATTGCAGGTCTCGCATTGGCGGCGTTGGCATGTCAGGCTGTGACAGGTGCACCGGGAGATACCAATACAAATGATGTTGTGCCTGTGGGTACAGATGCCCCGGATGTGGAGCCTGCTCAAACAGAAGAGCCTGTTAGCAATGCTGATGCTTTGCTGGAAGATGATTTTTCCATGGGCAGTGACAATTGGGGCACAGGTACAGACGCAAGCAGCGCGGTTGAATATGTGGATGATGCTTTGAACTTCCAGGTATTTGAAAAGAATTACATTGTTTGGTCTTACCCCAACGAAGAAGAATACAAAGATATTCACATGGAAGTTACCGTAATCAATAACGGCACGGACTCCACCACGGCGTTTGGGTTCTTTTGCGATAAGCAATATCCCATTGATGATTCGAGATATTACTTTGCTGTGACGCCTTTGGGACAGTATGCCATTGCCAAAGCCGCATTGGCGCAGACCGATCTTTTCTTGACCAATGATGATCAATGGGGACATTCGGATTTGATTGCTCAAGATGCGGATTCTTATCGCTTGGGTGCTGATTGCGGAAACGGTAAATTGACTCTGTATGTGGATGGACAGGAAGTTGACTCGGTGGAAGATTCAACCTATACCTCTGGCAGTATCTCACTCTTTGTGTGGAGTGGAGAAGAAGCCACCACCACGAATGTATCTTTTGATGATTTTGTGCTGACGCAATTGCCGTAACATATTGAGTTGTTGAGAAAAATCCTGTGGTCGCAAAGATCACAGGATTTTTAATTTCAATCAGAGACAATCTGTGCTATGATTCGGCGCACATGGACCGCCGCAAACTCATCCTTTACCTGCTTTTGAATGTAGCCGTTTCTGCCTGTGTGATCGGGGGCATTCTGTTTTGGTATGACCGTAATTATCGTTCGACAAGTGTTTCGGCTATTCAGCCTGTGGTGCCTGCGAACGGTCAAAGCAGTGGACCTTCAGCGCCAGCGTTCGACCCGAATGTGGATATTCCCGTGGAGATCGTGAGCATCGTAGGCGCAGGGACTCTGGACGCGGAGTGGGTGATCGTGCGTAATGCAGGGAAGGAATCGTTGAGCCTTGCAAGCTGGCAGTTGAAAGATGCCAATCGACACGTGTTCACCTTCCCGAACCTGACGCTCAATGGTAATGGCGCAGTACAGATCCATACCGTTGCAGGGACGAATACCGTGATTGACTTATACTGGGGTCAGACCGAACCCGTCTGGCAATCGGGCGAGGAAGCGCAGTTGCTCGACCCAAGTGGAAATGTCCGTGCAGTGTATACGGTGCCGTAAATATGATTGGTAGGGGCGGGGTTATCCCGCCCCTATAACCTATAAATATAAAATGATAAGCATTCTTGAAATTTGTGGATTCAATGATACAGGGCGGGGAGACCCCGCCCTACATAAAATAAAATGACTCAAGCTTTATATAGAAAATACCGACCAAAAGAATGGGACGAGGTGATGGGGCAAAGCCACATCGTGACCACGTTGATGAACGCGATCAAGGCAGATCGTGTCGGTCATGCGTACTTGTTTGCGGGTCCGCGCGGGACGGGCAAGACTACACTTGCACGCCTTTTGGCGAAAGCGGTCAACTGCACGAATCCTGATCCCACTAAGCGACCTTGTAACGAATGTGGCCATTGTAAGGCTGTCAACGAAAATCGCTTCATGGATCTCTTCGAGATTGATGCGGCATCCAATACATCCGTTGACGATGTCCGTGATTTGCGCGACAAGATCAACTTCTCGCCTTCGCAGGGCAAATACAAGATCTACATCATTGACGAAGTCCACATGCTTTCGACAGCGGCGTTCAATGCGTTGCTCAAGACGCTCGAAGAACCGCCTCCACATGCCATCTTTGTTTTAGCAACAACTGAAATTCATAAAATCCCCGCAACCGTTCTCTCGCGTTGTCAGCGTCATGAGTTTCGACGTGTGCCAGTGGGGGAGATCGTCACTAATCTCAAAATGATCGTCAAAGCCGAGAACCTTCAGGCGGATGATGATGCGCTGATTCAAATCGCGCGTCAATCTGCAGGTGGCATGCGCGATGCGATCTCGTTGCTCGATCAACTCTCGTCCACGGGCGATAAGATCACGCTCACTCTCGCGCAAACCGTGCTCGGCACTGCCACCAGTCAAACCGTGCTCGATACCCTCACGTCCATTATGGATCACGATCCCGCGCATGGGCTTGAGACCATCCACAAGGCGCTCGATGCGGGCGCCGATCCGCGTTCGCTGGCGCGTCAGATCGTTGAGTATTTGCGCGGTCTCATGCTCATTCAAATGGGCAATGCGAATCAGGTCGAAGCCACGGCGGATGTCAAGAAACAGATGCAGGCGCACGCCAAGTCCTTTTCGACGAGCGATGTCTTGCGCATGATGAAAGCCTTCAACAATGCAGCTGTGGATTTGCGTGGCGGCTGGCAGCCATCTTTGAGTCTGGAACTTGCTTTAGCGGAAGTGCTCGACGCTCCAGCCGAGTCTGCTCAAATCGCCACGCCGAGTCAACCAAGCCGAAGCCTATGTCAGCTCCCAGAACGGAGACTCAGCCTCAACCTTCCGCGCAGAGCGGAGCCGAAGGCGCAGTCGAAGCGCATGCACCTGAAAAAAATATTGTTAGTGCAGGTGACATCATCAAGGCGTGGAAGCATATGTCATCCGCTTTGCCAAAAGCGCAGGCAAATCTTTCGGCGTTGATGAACTCGGTCAAGATGATCGACGTGCAGGGCAAGACGTTGATTTTGGGTTTGGCGAGCGACGTGCTGGTTTCAAAGATCGATAAGCCCGATCAGATCGAAGCGATCCAAAAGTTGATCAAGGACGAGTTTGGCGCGGACGTGAGCGTGCGTTGTGTGGTGACGAATGCGAAAGGCAAGATTCCCGCGAACGTGGCGCAGGACGGCATGGTCGCAACCGCCATCCAACACGGTGGCGAGATCGTGGATATGCAGGATTGATTAGTACACCAGTAGATGTTCACTATAGGTTAGAAAGTGAGAAGTAAATGGCAAATGGTGAATGCCCCAAATGTAAAAGTGTTTCTGTATATGCAATTGAATCTTTGTTCCAACAACGGAGTCTCTTTTTTGGACTTTTTGGATCTCCAGCAATAATTACATATCTTGTTTGTACAAAATGTGGCTATTTTGAGTCTTATATTTTTGATAAGAAATCCCTTGCTGAGATTGAACACAAGGGCATGTATGTTAAACCTATATAGGTAAAATAATCTTGATCAGAGTTGAAGTCAAGGTGGATACTTTTTGAAGTT
Proteins encoded in this window:
- the dnaJ gene encoding molecular chaperone DnaJ, with the translated sequence MSGDYYETLGVGRNANDDEIKAAFRKLARQYHPDVSKEEGAEEKFKEINEAYGVLSDKDKRARYDRFGKEGLGNMGGGGFHDYTADFGDIFEELFGQFGFSTGRGSSRRSPRRGRDLQMQVNLTFEEAVFGVEKEIEFQREETCSRCNGNGAEPGTTPVRCSTCNGQGEVRQVRQTFLGQMVQSSPCPTCNGRGETISSPCKTCRGGGLERKTINKKVQIPAGVDRGTQIRLAGEGGPGTLGGPNGSLFLVLDVKPHQFFKRRENDIILNLDINIAQAALGAEVDVPTIDGDDKLKIPSGTQSGKVFHLKGKGVPHVRSKHRGDQLVIVNVAIPTKLTKEQRELFEKLAESLGTSVKPQEKGFIDWLNDAFGG
- a CDS encoding winged helix-turn-helix transcriptional regulator, with translation MILKDSTSTHLADLFSALSDPTRLRIISVLLDGEMNVGDIAAQLEMTESAVSHQLRGLRQMKLVRGRKNGRQVFYALDDDHVAKLYRMGLDHVEHG
- a CDS encoding cation transporter → MTHPHTHSHLREAAHQSTKRLSVSLFLTLAFVFIEAAAGIFSNSLALLTDAAHNLTDVIALGLSWFAIRITTRPANERKTYGYHRVGILVALVNSTTLVLISLGIFYEAYHRFINPPEVQSGILIGVGLIAVIVNIVTAKLVHQGSDSDLNLRSAFVHLMGDVLSTIGAVIAGIIIYFTKANWLDPFISVLIGFMILYNAWGILRDAIDILLEAKPRDIDATKLVDDLLQVKGVLGVHDLHVWSLTQSLRTMSAHILTHDSSISEGANIQREVNHILQHHYNIAHATLQLECVDCLPDSLYCDLCGPSHLDEEHASIQAAA
- the crcB gene encoding fluoride efflux transporter CrcB; translation: MPSLLSVLFVALGGAFGSVSRYLLGTWIQSLSKSIDFPYGTLTVNLTGCFVIGLLSQLAESRGAFTPESRALVFIGVLGGFTTFSSFGNDTINLLRDGKAVNALANVGANVIVGLLLVWLGRSVAFWIWK
- a CDS encoding NUDIX domain-containing protein yields the protein MLKIILLKIWRVFPLWMQALASRIIRPLFQVFAVAVIFDQNKKVLLVKTTYNRFHPWGLPGGSLEYGETAEEALIREMHEETNLQVAIERFLFVKTWRPDRVGLYYLCRVTEGEFHPSDEVSELDYFSLDSLPDVRSQDVDLIKQIYKLMV
- the prmA gene encoding 50S ribosomal protein L11 methyltransferase; the protein is MNWLEVSMTVDGELAESVADVFARFAPNGVMTEQGVKYNDAEDAGTPTGPITVRGYLEVNDQLEETRQQLEESLFYLGMIRPLPAATYKQIADQNWMEAWKQYYKPILIGQRLLILPAWMDSPAPERVAIKIDPGMAFGTGTHPTTQLCLELMELSFDQSSIGNRKSEIVIDVGCGSGILSIAALKLGATKALGVDIDAESITNSRENADTNEVGDELTLGLGSVQEILDGKFEFKKAPLVVANILAPVIVRLFDAGLADLIEENGSIILSGILFEQEQNVIEAGQAKGLKMNERRQMGDWVALTMSR
- a CDS encoding lamin tail domain-containing protein, translated to MDRRKLILYLLLNVAVSACVIGGILFWYDRNYRSTSVSAIQPVVPANGQSSGPSAPAFDPNVDIPVEIVSIVGAGTLDAEWVIVRNAGKESLSLASWQLKDANRHVFTFPNLTLNGNGAVQIHTVAGTNTVIDLYWGQTEPVWQSGEEAQLLDPSGNVRAVYTVP
- the dnaX gene encoding DNA polymerase III subunit gamma/tau yields the protein MTQALYRKYRPKEWDEVMGQSHIVTTLMNAIKADRVGHAYLFAGPRGTGKTTLARLLAKAVNCTNPDPTKRPCNECGHCKAVNENRFMDLFEIDAASNTSVDDVRDLRDKINFSPSQGKYKIYIIDEVHMLSTAAFNALLKTLEEPPPHAIFVLATTEIHKIPATVLSRCQRHEFRRVPVGEIVTNLKMIVKAENLQADDDALIQIARQSAGGMRDAISLLDQLSSTGDKITLTLAQTVLGTATSQTVLDTLTSIMDHDPAHGLETIHKALDAGADPRSLARQIVEYLRGLMLIQMGNANQVEATADVKKQMQAHAKSFSTSDVLRMMKAFNNAAVDLRGGWQPSLSLELALAEVLDAPAESAQIATPSQPSRSLCQLPERRLSLNLPRRAEPKAQSKRMHLKKILLVQVTSSRRGSICHPLCQKRRQIFRR